GGCTTCCGCGCGGCCGACTACAGCGTGATGAACCCGCTGCGCTACGAGGTGAGCGAGCCGCTGACCTGCCGCGTGCACGTGGACCCGGAGGTGGCCTTCCTGATGCGCGCGCCATGGGGCGAGCCCGGCGCCGATGGTGTCTTCGAGCTGACCACCACCAACCTGCCGCACCTGGTGCAGCAGGTGCTGTCGCTCGGGCCGCGCGCCGAGCTGCTGTCGCCAAAGGTGGCGCGTGCGGCGCTGGTGGCGCAGCTCGAGGCCGTGCTGGCGGCTCACGGGGAGGGCGCGCGTGGCTGACCTCACGGGCGACCTCGGGCGCTTCTTGGTGCTGGTGCCGTGGCTGGCGCAGCACCCTGACGGCGTGCCCGTGAACGAGGTGTGCGAGCGCCTCGGCATCGAGCGGCGCGCGCTCGGAAAGCTGGTGGACCAGGTGGCCTTCGTGGGCACGCCCGACGGCACGCCCGACGAGCTGGTGGACCTGTACATGGAGGGCGAGCGCCTGCACGTGGCGCTGCCGCAGCAGTTCACGCGCGCGCCGCGCTTCAGCCCGGAAGAGATGCTGGCGCTGCTGCTGGTGCTGGCGCCGCTGCGCAACGCCCCCGTGCCGGGCCTGGCGAGTGACGCCGAGGCGCTGGCCGAGCGCCTGCTCGCGCTGGGCAGCGAGCGCGCGCGGGAGCTTGTGGCGCGCGTGGACGACGTGGTCTTCGCCGAGGGCGAGCTCACCGAGCAGCACGAGCACCTGCGGCTGCTGGAGCGCGCCGTGCGAGAGCACCGCGTGTGCGAGGCCGAGTACTACACGGCCGGGAGAGACGCGCTCAGCGAGCGGCGCCTGCACCCCATGGCGCTCATCGAGCAGCGCGGCGCGTGGTACGTGGTGGCCGACGACCACAAGACGTTCAAGGTGGAGCGCTTCAAGCGCGTGGCGCTGAGCGAGGCCACGTTCACGCCGCCCGTGGGCTTCGACGCCAGCCGCTACACGCGCGATGGGCTGTTCGGGGCGGGGGCCAGCGACGCGCGGGAGACCCCCGAGGTCACGCTGCAGCTGCGCGTGCGCGGCGAGGCGCGGCCGTTCGGCGCCAGCGCCACCGCGCGCGTCTTCTCCTGGCTGCGAACCCAGGGCGGCGACGCCGTGCTAGAGGGACCGGAGCCCGCGCGGCAGGCGTTCCTGAGTGAGACGAGGGCGCTGCTAGGGCGCTATGACGTGAAGAAAGATGGTCATGAACAAGGGTGAGCGCGCTCGCGCGATGGGATGTTGGTACGGACAGCTCACGGGTGATGCCCTGGGCAGCTTGGTGGAGTGGAAGATGCCCGCCGAGATTCAGGCCGCCTACCCGGATGGCGTGCGCGACATGCACGACGGCGGGACCTTCGACACGCTGGCGGGGCAGCCCACCGACGACTCCGAGATGGCGCTGGCGCTGTCCTGGTCGCTGCTGGACGAGGGCGACTACGTGGAGGAGTCGGCCGCGCGGCACTACCTGCGCTGGTACGAGTCGGACCCCTTCGACATCGGCAGCACGGTGGAGGTGGCGGTGAAGGCGGGGCAGCACGCCTACCAGCACGACGAGGAGGTGGCGCCGGCCATGCGCCGCGGGGCCAACCAGTCCAGCCAGGCGAACGGGGCCATGATGCGTGTCTCGCCCATCGCCATCTTCGGCGCGCGGCGCGGCGACGAGTGGGTGGCGCGCGCGGCCATGGAAGACGCGGCGCTCACGCACCCACACCCCGCCGTGAAGCAGGCCAGCGCGGTCTTCGCGGTCACGCTGGCGCGCGCCATTCGCGGTGAGACCGACCCGCGCGCGCTCTTCGCTTCGGCGCAGGACTACGCGGCGCGCATCGACGCTCACCCGCTGGTGCGCGGTGCGCTGCGCGACGCCGAAGAGGGCCCGCCGCGAGACTTCCTCGACAAGCAGGGCTGGGTGCGCATCGCGCTGCAGAACGCCTTCCACGTGCTGCTGCACAGCGCTTCGTTCGAGGAGGCCCTGGTGGAGACCGTGGGCCGCGGCGGCGACAGCGACAGCAACGCGGTCATCGCGGGCGCGCTGCTGGGTGCCGTGCACGGCGTGCATGCCGTCCCCGCGCGCTGGCGTGCGTGCGTGGACCGCTGCGAGCCCGAAGAAGACGAAGACGGCGTGAAGCGCCCGCGCCCCAGCTGGCTGTGGCCCACGGGCGCCGAGGGGCTGGCGCTCTCGCTGCTGGCGTCGGGTGAAGAAGAAGCCTCGGCGGGTGGCGCAGGCGGGGAGTCCACGGGCGATGACCTGGACGATGACGGCTTGGATGATGGCGTCGATGACGACCTCGACGACGAGGACGATGATGACGACGACGAGCCCTACGAGGGGGGTCTCGACGACTGAGCCGCGTCTCCGCAGGTGCCAGCGCCGGTCGGGACTGGCACCCTGTGCGGATGACTTCTCGTGGATGGTGGTCGCGGGGCACGGGTCCGAGCGGCGCGGCGCTCGTGCTGGCCGGGCTCGCGCTGGCACAGGCCGGGTGTGGCGGTGGCGGCAGCGGCCGTGACGCGGGCCTCGGCGACGCCGCCACGCAGGATGGCGATGTGGTCGGGGATCTGGGCGTCCCGCTGCCCGCCGCCGCGTATCTCGCGCGCCACGACGGACGCCGCTGCCCCTCGCCCAACTGTGGCGGCTACTTCCTGCAGGCCGTCAACCAAGCGGACACGCTGTGCGCCGACGGCACCCGCGCGAGCGAGTGCTACGTGGCGGATCTCGACTGGGCCGCGAGCGGGCTGAGCCCCGCGGACCAACAGCGCGCCACCAGCGGCACGGGCGGCTTCCTCTTGGACGGCGTTCAAGAGCAGCGCAGCTACGGCGTCGGCGGCGTGTTCGGCGTCCTGCGCGTGAGCGCGGCGTGGGTGAGCGAGTGGGGCACGCCGCTCACCGTGCCGGCCTTGGACGCGAGCTTCCACCAGCTGTCGGACAACGGCATGCTCTGCGTGCTGGAGCCGTGCTTCAACCTGCCCGTGGTCACGCTCAACACGCAGGACAGCGAGCTGGTGTCGGCGCTGGACCTCACGGGCGTGGGCGCTTCGGGCCCGCAAGAGGCGCTGGGCCGCGCCGCCCTCGAAGCCGGCACGCTGCGGGCCACGGGCACCATCATGACCGACGAGGTCGCAGGCCCCGGAGGCTTCGGCGAGACCTACCACGCGCAGCAGTTCTACCTGCGGCTGCCGCTCGACTGACGCGCGCGCCCAGTCCCCTCGCGCTCACGCGAAGGGGCGCGTACGCTCGCGCCCATGAAGATCGGCATCGTCCCTCTCAATGTGGGTGGCCCCGACGCGGCCACGCAGATGATCCCCTTGGCGCAGTACGCGGAGGCCGCGGGCATCGAGTCCGTCTGGACCTTCGAGCACGCCATGGTCCCCATGAACTACGAGTCGCGCTACCCGTACGACAAGTCGGGGAAGATGCCCATCTCGCCCGAGGGCTGGTTCATCGACCCGCTCATCTCACTGGCGCACGTGGCCGCGGTCACCAAGACCATCCGCCTCGGCACGGGGGTGAACATCCTGCCGCAGACCAACCCGCTCTTGCTCGCGAAGCAGGCCGCCAGCATCGACGTGCTGAGCGGCGGGCGCCTCCTGCTGGGCCTCGGCATCGGCTGGCTCGAGGAGGAGTTCGTGGCCATGGGCACGCCCTTCGAGCGCCGCGGCGCGCGCTTCAACGACTACATGGTGGCCATGAAGAAGGTCTGGAGCGGCGACGTGGTGGAGCACCAGAGCGACTTCCTCAACTGGAGCGGCTTCAAGAGCTTCCCCACGCCCGCGCAGCGACCGCACCCCCCGCTTCTGGTGGGCGGCACGTCGAAGCAAGCCCTCAAGCGCGTGGCTCAGCTGGGCGACGGCTGGTACGCGCCCAGCGGCAGCCCCGAGCAGCTGGCCGAGCAGCTGGCTGACCTGCGCACCATCGCGGCCGAGGTGGGCCGCGACTACGGCAGCATCGAGATCACCGGCACCTGGCGCGTGGCCGCCCAGCCGGACGCGGTGAAGCAGTTCGAGGACCTGGGCGTGAGCCGCCTGATCGTGCCGCTGTTCTCCACCGGCAAGGTCCACTACCAGGAGGCGATCGACGTGATCGCCAAGCACACGGGCGCGTGAGGGCGGGCGCGCACCGCGCCCTCACGGCACCGCGGGGTCTCAGGGAACCGCGGTGCCCGTGGCCGTGACCCCGATCGATAGCGCGTTGCAGCCGTCGAAATAGACCATGTCGTGGAAGTTGGGGAGGAACTCCGTGACAATGAAGTCGGTGTTGGCATTGTCATAGGTGTCGAGGAGACTGCGGACGAAGCCCGCGAGCTCGATGTCTGGGATGAGACCGCCGATCACCACGTTGGAGAGGGCGGAAGGCGTGACGTCCGCTGTCAGGATCACATCCTCCATTCGCATGCTCTGGTAGGTGGTCGCCGTGTTGTGCACGATGGGGACCGCCAGGTACCAGAACGGAAGTCGAACCTGCAGTTCCCCACCCGACAGGCTCGCGACGCGACTCGCGAGTTGAGTGCTGTCTGCAGCGTACGCGACGGCGACCACCGCGCACTCATCCCCCGTGGCCACGGAGACGAAGATGTCCTGTCGCACGCAGCTGGCTCCGGTCATGGCGCACCCGAGGGATGCGTCGATGGATGCCTGGAGGTCGATGTTCGCGTCGAAGTCGGGAAGCGCATCTTCCGCAAAGTCGATGAAATCGTTGTCGACCTGGTTGGGAAAGTCTTGGTGGCTACAGGCCATCGCCACTCCGTCCACATCATGACCCACAGTCCCCCCATTGTTGGCTTCTACTCCGGTCGGAATGTGAATCGTGGTGAGACGGTACACGGTTGGGGCAGAAGTCCCGGGGCAGCGCGCAGCCGTCGCGCGCAGGCCGATGGACATGCGCTCGCACGAGCCCCCCACGCTCACATCGTAGCGGTCCGTCAAGAGGGCGGCGATGTCGGCGTACTCGATGGAGCCATCGCTCAGGTCCCCGGCCACCAACGCAAACGTGGCCTCGAGCTCCGACTGGAGCAGCGTGCCCCCAATCACGATGTCACTCAGCGCCAGCTCGCTCATGCGCGCCGAGAAGATTCCGTCGCGAATCACGAACGGAATCGAATCAGTAGGGCTGCCCGGAACGTAGTGGGCGATCTCGAAATCCAGCGTGTCGAACTCGCCACGCACGTTGCCCGAGCCGTCGACGCTGGCCACGAAGGGCCCGGCGAGGACCGCCGCCGTCGAGCCGTGGAGGATGGTGATTTGGGCGCAGCCCGTGCCTCGCTCCACACGCACGGTCCAGCGCGGTGCCTTGCAGGACGGCACGTTGTCCAGACATGACAGGCCGCGGTCGATGTCTGCTTGGAAGCGCACCGGCAGGGCGGGGTTGAGCGCCGGGAGCGCTTCGGCCAGGCCCATGAACGAGTTGTCCACGTCGCCGACGAAGTCCGTGACGCTGCACGCCGACCCCGCTCCGTCCACGTCGTGGCCGAGTGCTCGGTCGCCGAGCACATCGCTGGTGATGGGGATGTCGAGGGTCTCGATCCGATAGTCCAGCGGGGCATCGAGGCCCGTGCACTCCGTGAGTGGGCCACCGTCGGTGCCCAGGTCGTCGTCCTCTCCCGTGTCGGGCCCCTGGTCCGTGGGCCCCATGTCGTCGTCGCCCTCGAAGCTGTAGCGGTCGAGGTCATTCAGGCAGTTGCAGCCCGGGACCACGGCGG
The sequence above is a segment of the Sandaracinaceae bacterium genome. Coding sequences within it:
- a CDS encoding WYL domain-containing protein, which codes for MADLTGDLGRFLVLVPWLAQHPDGVPVNEVCERLGIERRALGKLVDQVAFVGTPDGTPDELVDLYMEGERLHVALPQQFTRAPRFSPEEMLALLLVLAPLRNAPVPGLASDAEALAERLLALGSERARELVARVDDVVFAEGELTEQHEHLRLLERAVREHRVCEAEYYTAGRDALSERRLHPMALIEQRGAWYVVADDHKTFKVERFKRVALSEATFTPPVGFDASRYTRDGLFGAGASDARETPEVTLQLRVRGEARPFGASATARVFSWLRTQGGDAVLEGPEPARQAFLSETRALLGRYDVKKDGHEQG
- a CDS encoding ADP-ribosylglycohydrolase family protein, whose translation is MVMNKGERARAMGCWYGQLTGDALGSLVEWKMPAEIQAAYPDGVRDMHDGGTFDTLAGQPTDDSEMALALSWSLLDEGDYVEESAARHYLRWYESDPFDIGSTVEVAVKAGQHAYQHDEEVAPAMRRGANQSSQANGAMMRVSPIAIFGARRGDEWVARAAMEDAALTHPHPAVKQASAVFAVTLARAIRGETDPRALFASAQDYAARIDAHPLVRGALRDAEEGPPRDFLDKQGWVRIALQNAFHVLLHSASFEEALVETVGRGGDSDSNAVIAGALLGAVHGVHAVPARWRACVDRCEPEEDEDGVKRPRPSWLWPTGAEGLALSLLASGEEEASAGGAGGESTGDDLDDDGLDDGVDDDLDDEDDDDDDEPYEGGLDD
- a CDS encoding TIGR03619 family F420-dependent LLM class oxidoreductase, with product MKIGIVPLNVGGPDAATQMIPLAQYAEAAGIESVWTFEHAMVPMNYESRYPYDKSGKMPISPEGWFIDPLISLAHVAAVTKTIRLGTGVNILPQTNPLLLAKQAASIDVLSGGRLLLGLGIGWLEEEFVAMGTPFERRGARFNDYMVAMKKVWSGDVVEHQSDFLNWSGFKSFPTPAQRPHPPLLVGGTSKQALKRVAQLGDGWYAPSGSPEQLAEQLADLRTIAAEVGRDYGSIEITGTWRVAAQPDAVKQFEDLGVSRLIVPLFSTGKVHYQEAIDVIAKHTGA